Proteins from a genomic interval of Bdellovibrio sp. GT3:
- the gmk gene encoding guanylate kinase, with protein sequence MKTRMIIVAAPSGAGKSSFVARAIEEIPQLVDIITFTTRNIRKGEKNGLQYHFISHDEFKAKIEQGFFVEWAKVHTNFYGTSYESLESTWAAGKCAIMDIDIQGVLTFKSKYPDAKTIFILPPSIDELRRRIEKRDGGMPADIEVRMANAEKEIAEASKFDFQIVNDQFEQSYAEFKKIIEKLLG encoded by the coding sequence ATGAAAACGCGTATGATAATTGTCGCTGCACCCAGCGGCGCAGGAAAAAGTAGTTTTGTTGCCAGAGCGATTGAGGAGATTCCTCAGCTCGTGGACATTATTACGTTCACTACGCGTAACATCCGTAAGGGTGAAAAGAACGGTTTGCAGTACCACTTTATCTCCCATGACGAATTCAAAGCCAAAATTGAGCAGGGTTTCTTTGTGGAGTGGGCGAAGGTTCACACCAACTTCTATGGGACTTCCTATGAGTCTTTGGAGTCCACGTGGGCTGCGGGGAAGTGCGCGATCATGGATATCGATATCCAGGGCGTATTGACCTTTAAATCCAAGTATCCGGATGCCAAGACCATCTTTATTCTGCCGCCGTCCATCGACGAGTTGCGTCGTAGAATCGAGAAGAGGGACGGGGGGATGCCGGCGGATATCGAGGTCCGTATGGCCAATGCCGAGAAAGAAATTGCCGAGGCCTCCAAGTTTGACTTCCAGATCGTCAACGACCAATTCGAGCAATCCTATGCCGAATTTAAGAAAATCATTGAAAAGTTACTAGGTTAA
- the rpoZ gene encoding DNA-directed RNA polymerase subunit omega yields MARVTVEDCLEKVPNRFALVLMVAKRAKQLLKGAEATVSTRSNKYIVSALREVAIGNVGYEVAMDPKDALLQIEKDLNK; encoded by the coding sequence ATGGCTCGTGTAACCGTTGAAGATTGCTTGGAAAAAGTTCCTAACAGATTTGCTCTTGTTTTGATGGTTGCTAAAAGAGCGAAGCAACTTCTAAAAGGTGCTGAAGCGACTGTTTCCACTCGCAGCAACAAATACATCGTATCTGCACTTCGTGAAGTGGCGATCGGTAACGTAGGTTATGAAGTGGCGATGGATCCTAAAGACGCTCTACTTCAAATCGAAAAAGATTTGAATAAATAG
- a CDS encoding YicC/YloC family endoribonuclease, giving the protein MKSMTGYGTAKVQSKDVTVEVSIRAVNGRFLETRFHLPREFVAMEGELKKVLGATLSRGTVDIFVSRRVKATSSGKAQMTVNDALVKKYVAAYKHLAKELGIGYQVHLEAMARLPDVIKLEESYEMFAGEDKVLKKAFADACSNCDKERAREGKALRKDLEKLLASLDKEIKVITTLREEANAQLQERYETKIRSRMKGNEIDPARMTQEIVIQLEKADINEELSRLSEHIKNYRQLIASQQAEGKKLDFYTQELLREVNTIGSKSQVAKITQSVVQAKTLIERLREQVQNVQ; this is encoded by the coding sequence ATGAAAAGTATGACTGGTTATGGCACCGCAAAAGTTCAATCCAAAGACGTCACTGTGGAAGTCAGCATTCGTGCTGTGAATGGTCGTTTTTTGGAAACACGCTTTCATTTGCCGCGCGAATTCGTGGCGATGGAAGGGGAGCTTAAAAAAGTTCTGGGTGCAACTTTGTCCCGTGGGACCGTGGATATTTTTGTTTCCAGAAGAGTGAAGGCCACCTCTTCCGGAAAAGCGCAAATGACCGTGAACGATGCTTTGGTTAAAAAGTACGTAGCGGCTTACAAACACCTGGCAAAAGAATTGGGCATTGGTTATCAGGTTCACCTGGAAGCAATGGCGCGCTTGCCGGATGTGATCAAACTTGAAGAGAGTTATGAGATGTTCGCTGGCGAGGATAAGGTTTTGAAAAAGGCCTTTGCTGATGCTTGCAGCAATTGCGATAAAGAACGCGCGCGCGAAGGCAAAGCTTTGCGCAAGGATTTGGAAAAACTTCTGGCTTCTTTGGATAAGGAAATCAAAGTCATCACCACTCTTCGTGAAGAGGCTAATGCGCAGCTTCAGGAGAGATATGAAACCAAGATTCGCTCTCGTATGAAGGGGAACGAAATCGATCCGGCTCGTATGACTCAGGAAATCGTGATTCAGCTGGAAAAAGCCGACATCAACGAAGAATTAAGTCGTTTAAGTGAGCACATTAAAAACTATCGTCAATTGATCGCCTCCCAGCAGGCCGAGGGTAAAAAGCTTGATTTTTACACTCAGGAATTGCTGCGTGAAGTGAATACGATCGGTTCAAAGTCTCAGGTAGCCAAGATCACTCAAAGCGTGGTACAAGCGAAAACCCTTATCGAAAGATTAAGAGAACAGGTACAGAACGTTCAATAA
- a CDS encoding RelA/SpoT family protein, translated as MAEPQKETGLSHKPVKTVDDLLNRIRSYWPNADLKFIEKAYYFSEKHHEGQIRRSGEPYISHPLSVAAILADLHLDLDTIATGLLHDTVEDTEATLEDIRREFGDAVAHLVDGVTKIGQMKFKNSHEKQGENIRKMIVAMGKDVRVVLVKLADRLHNMRTLNFMPFDKQERIALETLEIYCPLAGRMGISSLKIELEDLCFRYYRPDMYYELVQQIKKTEAEQNRYIDDVKSLIGKELSKVGFKFEVFGRSKHLWSVYRKMQSRSLDYDQVYDVLAFRVIVESVAECYAALGLVHSLWKPIPGRFKDFIAMPKANNYQSLHTTVIGPGGERIEIQIRTSAMHLVAEMGIAAHWKYKERGKMESDDLQQANWLRDLVSWHQQVRSPDEFLDTVKTDLFESEIYVFTPTGEVREFPEGATPVDFAYAVHTELGNKCVGARVNGKMVPLKHQMSNGDTVEIITGKGQEPSKDWLKFVVTNKAKAKIRAFVKEEQRRRSIILGKELVEKEFRKFGMAAAKYLKGPAFEEYLKDNGLKDLEELFVTVGYGKLETRHLVEKFSPEGLAKEAAKTEDSTFMERVMRAATHKTRKTNSLVSVDGMDDMLVHYAKCCHPIPGDPIVGFISRGRGITIHRSDCSKAFEFDQLRKVDVTWNVKVAGDGQERIVRLKIISQDNPGLLKSMSEAFAQSGINIQSAQIRTTKDKKAVCNFEVSVKDAVQLNQAIYEIQKIKGIIGVTRVIQ; from the coding sequence ATGGCGGAACCCCAAAAAGAGACTGGCCTCTCTCACAAGCCAGTCAAAACAGTTGATGATCTTCTAAACCGCATTCGCAGCTATTGGCCGAATGCGGATCTTAAATTCATTGAAAAAGCATACTACTTCTCAGAGAAGCATCACGAAGGTCAAATCCGTCGTAGTGGTGAGCCGTATATTTCTCATCCGCTTTCCGTAGCGGCGATCCTCGCAGATTTACATTTGGATTTGGATACGATCGCAACTGGGCTTCTGCACGACACGGTAGAAGACACTGAGGCGACTCTCGAGGATATTCGTCGTGAGTTCGGCGATGCCGTAGCACACCTGGTTGATGGTGTAACAAAAATCGGTCAGATGAAATTCAAAAATTCCCACGAGAAACAAGGCGAAAACATTCGCAAGATGATCGTGGCGATGGGTAAAGATGTGCGCGTGGTTTTGGTGAAGCTTGCCGATCGCCTGCACAATATGCGCACTTTGAATTTCATGCCGTTCGATAAGCAAGAGAGAATTGCTTTAGAGACGTTGGAAATTTACTGCCCACTCGCAGGTCGCATGGGTATCAGCTCCCTGAAGATTGAATTGGAAGATCTGTGCTTCCGTTACTATCGCCCGGACATGTACTATGAGCTGGTACAACAAATCAAAAAGACCGAAGCCGAGCAGAATCGTTATATCGATGACGTGAAATCACTTATCGGTAAAGAGCTTAGCAAAGTTGGATTTAAGTTTGAAGTTTTTGGCCGCTCAAAGCATTTATGGTCCGTATATAGAAAAATGCAAAGTCGTAGCTTGGATTACGATCAGGTTTATGACGTTCTTGCGTTCCGCGTGATCGTTGAAAGCGTGGCTGAGTGTTACGCAGCCCTGGGGTTGGTGCATTCCCTGTGGAAGCCGATTCCAGGCCGTTTCAAGGACTTCATCGCCATGCCCAAGGCCAATAACTATCAGTCCCTGCATACCACGGTGATCGGGCCGGGCGGGGAGCGTATTGAAATTCAAATTCGAACCAGTGCCATGCACTTGGTCGCCGAGATGGGTATCGCGGCTCACTGGAAGTACAAAGAGCGCGGCAAGATGGAATCCGATGATTTGCAGCAGGCGAACTGGCTGCGTGATCTGGTTTCCTGGCATCAGCAAGTGCGCAGTCCCGATGAATTCCTGGATACAGTTAAAACAGATTTGTTTGAATCTGAAATTTACGTTTTCACTCCGACGGGTGAAGTTCGTGAGTTTCCAGAAGGTGCAACACCGGTCGATTTCGCCTATGCCGTGCACACCGAACTTGGTAACAAGTGTGTCGGTGCTCGCGTCAATGGCAAGATGGTTCCGCTGAAGCACCAAATGTCCAATGGCGACACAGTGGAGATTATCACTGGTAAAGGGCAGGAGCCCTCCAAGGATTGGTTGAAATTTGTTGTTACCAATAAAGCCAAAGCCAAGATTCGCGCCTTCGTTAAAGAAGAGCAGCGTCGTCGCTCCATCATTTTGGGCAAAGAGCTGGTTGAAAAAGAATTCCGTAAGTTTGGAATGGCCGCTGCAAAATATCTAAAAGGCCCGGCCTTTGAAGAGTATTTGAAAGACAACGGCTTGAAGGATCTTGAAGAACTTTTCGTGACCGTGGGTTACGGAAAGCTTGAAACCCGTCATCTGGTGGAAAAATTTTCGCCGGAGGGATTGGCGAAAGAAGCTGCAAAAACCGAAGACTCCACTTTCATGGAAAGAGTCATGCGGGCGGCAACTCACAAGACCCGCAAAACCAATTCCCTGGTTTCTGTGGATGGTATGGACGACATGCTGGTGCATTACGCGAAGTGCTGTCATCCAATCCCAGGAGATCCTATTGTGGGCTTTATCAGTCGTGGGCGCGGTATCACAATCCATCGCAGTGACTGCAGCAAAGCCTTTGAATTCGATCAGCTTCGCAAAGTGGATGTGACCTGGAACGTGAAAGTGGCCGGTGACGGGCAAGAGCGCATTGTGCGCCTGAAAATCATATCCCAGGATAATCCGGGATTGTTGAAATCCATGTCAGAAGCCTTTGCACAGTCAGGAATTAACATCCAGTCTGCGCAAATTCGTACGACCAAAGACAAAAAAGCCGTGTGTAACTTTGAAGTGTCCGTAAAGGATGCGGTCCAGTTGAATCAAGCGATTTACGAGATTCAAAAAATCAAAGGCATCATCGGTGTCACACGTGTCATACAGTAA
- a CDS encoding single-stranded DNA-binding protein, translated as MSGVNKVIIVGRLGADPEVKAIGSGSTVARLNIATSESWVKDGQRQEKTEWHRVTVWGKLAEICGKHLAKGRQVYVEGKLQTRSWEDQQGQKRYATEIVANTVQFLGAAGAEAGSRSSNNSGGGDDFNFNDFGPEPSFNSNDEIPF; from the coding sequence ATGTCTGGAGTAAATAAAGTTATTATCGTAGGTCGTCTTGGTGCTGATCCAGAAGTGAAAGCAATCGGAAGTGGGAGCACTGTAGCTCGCCTTAACATCGCAACTAGCGAATCATGGGTTAAAGATGGTCAACGTCAGGAAAAAACTGAGTGGCATCGTGTAACTGTATGGGGCAAATTGGCAGAAATCTGCGGCAAACATCTTGCTAAGGGTCGCCAAGTTTATGTTGAAGGTAAACTTCAAACTCGCTCTTGGGAAGACCAACAAGGTCAAAAACGTTACGCTACTGAGATCGTGGCGAACACAGTTCAATTCCTGGGCGCTGCTGGTGCAGAAGCTGGTTCACGTTCTAGCAACAATTCAGGTGGTGGCGACGATTTCAATTTCAACGATTTCGGTCCAGAACCAAGCTTCAACTCTAATGACGAAATTCCTTTCTAG
- the gspN gene encoding type II secretion system protein GspN: MEYIIKFFKSLKENKGRLFVMVLSAIIFLFVLFPFDDLSDLISSQVAKLSNNSVYVTFDRLKMSLVPQPGVEMEQVYIESISTPALTAKELTITPSIPGLIQQKPYGSVSAKGLLKGDVQVSMGKGSRSDNGVERQRIEVSAKKVALNDVRELANLPILLKGQLNLETTALADLTFQEQPDVEVNLTINQFELPPSNVNTPMGPLTLPELKLSAVELKGRLAAGRFVIESGTIGKPGDELQGTVKGDIGIMIVNRGGRFGQQIGAYNFEIDLRAKKSFQDKATLFLTFIDGYKTPTSEGAQYKFKLSAANPMMPPSFGAVR, from the coding sequence ATGGAATACATCATTAAGTTTTTCAAATCGCTCAAAGAAAACAAAGGACGTCTCTTCGTCATGGTTCTTTCTGCGATCATCTTTCTTTTTGTTCTTTTCCCGTTTGATGACTTGAGTGATTTGATTTCGTCTCAAGTGGCCAAACTGAGCAATAACTCGGTTTATGTGACTTTTGACCGTTTGAAAATGAGCCTGGTCCCGCAACCTGGCGTTGAAATGGAACAAGTCTACATCGAGTCCATCAGCACACCGGCGTTGACCGCCAAAGAACTTACTATCACTCCGTCGATCCCCGGCCTGATTCAACAAAAGCCTTACGGTTCTGTTTCCGCAAAGGGCTTGCTCAAAGGTGACGTGCAAGTTTCCATGGGTAAAGGTTCTCGCAGTGACAACGGCGTTGAAAGACAGCGCATCGAAGTCAGCGCCAAGAAAGTGGCTTTGAACGACGTTCGTGAATTGGCGAATCTTCCGATTCTTTTAAAAGGTCAGTTGAATCTTGAAACCACGGCTTTGGCTGATTTAACGTTCCAGGAACAACCTGACGTTGAAGTGAACCTGACGATCAATCAATTCGAACTTCCGCCATCCAACGTGAATACTCCGATGGGGCCTTTGACCTTGCCAGAACTAAAACTAAGCGCTGTGGAGCTTAAAGGCCGCCTGGCAGCGGGTCGTTTCGTGATCGAGAGTGGAACCATCGGTAAACCTGGAGACGAGCTGCAAGGCACTGTTAAGGGCGATATCGGCATTATGATTGTGAACCGTGGCGGCCGTTTTGGTCAGCAAATCGGCGCTTACAATTTCGAGATCGATTTGCGCGCGAAAAAGAGTTTCCAGGACAAGGCCACTCTGTTCCTGACTTTCATTGATGGCTATAAAACGCCAACCTCTGAAGGGGCTCAGTATAAGTTCAAATTATCGGCCGCAAATCCTATGATGCCGCCTAGTTTTGGCGCCGTGCGCTAA
- a CDS encoding ATP-binding protein, translated as MSYSNYLPKSHNLLSFVVLVISAIVMVGWLVQDTGSIRLGLNYTPMLFNTAFLLAFISLGVLFSDRDYFKVGRACAIVVMILAGAMFLQYPLGKSFGIDEFFVRDFENLRTRFPGRSAASTCIAAFLLGLGIFFNKTTLLCRFVRMTVASMVCCVGVVGLSGNVFSINSQFGWGSFSKMAPHTSVCIVLLSVALVLQLRSRMLSLGYHRKSFRPYYALVIGVFATIGFQQVLIIKDYQKNRSITQIRLSAMLDGFDSTFRFMNSSLANMAERFVLNDYRGETSWQLDAKMFIQEIKGIRRVMWAGNDRLVKWHYPISENINFNGLKLSEQPGSLGLFDKVISTKQPTISDMVPLKTGGEGLVMYYPVFRGNELLGVLSIALDANLFFNNAAKAPDYFVQITDDDGHLFMENKDIPQYYLNDWAETAEYHALNANWTFMLTPDPALVRTNSSSLPTILLIFGVSVSILMSLSLVFFLRSRQSEREMRELNEWHKAGRDSVSLLLLQLDSSGNVLSLNKATTDLLGYTDQDLLGRPVFTLAEHTDALMYRSRMEEKVQRQLQLGPTYLEAILESGDASGYERVFVSKSGKRINFLLSLHRVSGEQGETNGYLVVGEDITQRRERERLLKEREEKVMVSSRLASLGEMAAGIAHEINNPLAVMGGYMSVIRKSLNSKGLGNDVELNKRIDSVESMVGRIAKIVKGLRSYAHESALDELESTEVSLIVDDTLAFCHEKFKLANIQLQVSVEPGMIVKCRPYQISQVLLNLLNNAFDAVEHESVKKVSVQAQFQKGGVEISVADSGPGIPAEVRERMMQPFFTTKEVGKGVGLGLSISVGIVEAHKGRLYLDAQSKQTRFVIWLPS; from the coding sequence GTGTCATACAGTAATTATCTTCCTAAATCGCACAATCTACTAAGTTTCGTGGTGCTGGTCATTTCCGCCATTGTGATGGTGGGGTGGCTGGTGCAGGATACTGGGTCCATACGCTTGGGACTTAACTACACTCCGATGCTGTTTAATACGGCTTTTCTGTTGGCATTTATTTCCCTGGGAGTTTTGTTTTCAGACCGGGATTACTTCAAAGTGGGCCGGGCTTGTGCCATCGTGGTGATGATTTTGGCCGGTGCCATGTTTTTGCAGTACCCCTTGGGCAAGAGTTTTGGAATTGATGAATTCTTCGTCAGGGATTTTGAAAACCTGCGAACGCGCTTTCCGGGGCGCTCGGCAGCAAGTACCTGTATTGCGGCTTTTTTGCTGGGGCTGGGAATCTTCTTTAATAAAACGACATTGCTGTGCCGATTTGTCAGAATGACCGTAGCTTCGATGGTGTGCTGTGTGGGCGTTGTCGGATTAAGTGGAAATGTTTTTTCCATCAACTCACAGTTTGGTTGGGGCAGTTTTTCAAAAATGGCTCCTCACACCTCGGTGTGTATTGTTCTTTTGTCAGTGGCGTTGGTTCTGCAGCTGCGCAGCCGGATGTTGTCTTTGGGGTATCACCGTAAATCGTTTCGTCCGTACTATGCGCTGGTAATTGGTGTATTTGCCACTATTGGTTTTCAGCAGGTTTTGATTATCAAGGACTATCAAAAAAATCGAAGCATCACGCAGATTCGTCTTAGTGCCATGCTGGATGGTTTTGATTCCACATTTCGCTTTATGAACAGCTCTCTGGCAAATATGGCAGAGAGGTTCGTCCTTAATGATTATCGGGGCGAGACTTCCTGGCAGTTGGATGCAAAAATGTTTATCCAGGAGATCAAAGGCATTCGCAGGGTCATGTGGGCTGGTAATGACAGACTGGTAAAGTGGCATTATCCCATCAGTGAGAATATTAACTTTAATGGTTTAAAGCTTTCCGAGCAGCCAGGTTCCTTGGGGCTCTTTGATAAGGTGATCAGCACAAAACAGCCCACAATTTCTGATATGGTTCCGTTGAAAACCGGGGGCGAGGGGCTGGTGATGTACTATCCGGTCTTCAGAGGCAATGAGCTTCTGGGGGTGTTGAGTATCGCTCTGGATGCGAATTTATTTTTTAATAACGCGGCGAAGGCGCCGGACTATTTTGTGCAAATCACAGATGATGACGGTCATCTGTTCATGGAAAACAAGGACATCCCGCAGTACTATCTGAACGATTGGGCCGAGACCGCGGAGTATCATGCATTGAACGCAAATTGGACGTTTATGCTGACACCAGATCCCGCTTTGGTTCGCACCAACTCTTCAAGTCTTCCCACGATACTTTTAATTTTTGGCGTTAGTGTTTCCATTTTGATGTCTCTTAGTCTGGTGTTCTTTTTGCGAAGCCGGCAATCAGAGCGTGAAATGCGTGAACTGAATGAATGGCATAAGGCAGGGCGTGACAGCGTTTCGCTGTTGTTATTGCAGCTGGACAGTTCTGGAAATGTTTTAAGTTTGAACAAAGCCACGACAGATCTATTGGGTTATACGGATCAGGATCTTTTGGGTCGGCCTGTGTTCACCTTGGCAGAGCATACCGATGCCCTGATGTACCGCAGTCGAATGGAAGAAAAGGTTCAGCGTCAGCTGCAGTTGGGACCCACTTATTTGGAAGCCATTCTGGAATCTGGTGATGCCAGCGGTTACGAAAGAGTTTTCGTATCAAAATCCGGCAAGAGAATTAATTTTCTGCTGTCCCTGCATAGAGTCTCCGGTGAGCAGGGCGAAACAAACGGGTATCTGGTTGTGGGAGAGGATATCACGCAACGAAGAGAACGTGAGCGTCTGTTGAAGGAGCGCGAAGAAAAAGTCATGGTCTCATCACGTTTGGCTTCGCTGGGGGAAATGGCTGCGGGCATTGCTCACGAGATTAATAATCCTCTGGCGGTCATGGGTGGTTACATGAGTGTGATCCGCAAGAGTCTGAACAGCAAAGGACTCGGCAACGATGTCGAGCTCAATAAGCGGATCGATTCTGTGGAGTCCATGGTGGGCCGTATTGCCAAGATCGTAAAGGGCCTAAGAAGTTACGCCCATGAATCGGCTTTGGATGAACTGGAGTCGACAGAAGTTTCTTTGATCGTGGATGACACTTTGGCGTTCTGTCATGAGAAATTCAAACTGGCGAACATTCAACTGCAGGTTTCCGTCGAGCCCGGAATGATTGTGAAGTGCCGTCCTTATCAGATTTCCCAGGTCTTATTGAATCTTTTGAACAATGCCTTTGATGCCGTTGAACACGAATCGGTGAAGAAGGTGTCGGTGCAGGCGCAGTTCCAAAAAGGTGGAGTTGAAATCAGTGTGGCTGACTCCGGTCCCGGAATTCCCGCAGAGGTGCGCGAGCGCATGATGCAGCCATTTTTTACCACCAAAGAAGTTGGTAAAGGTGTTGGTTTGGGATTAAGCATCAGTGTGGGGATTGTCGAAGCCCATAAAGGGCGCCTTTATCTGGACGCTCAGTCCAAACAAACCCGATTTGTTATTTGGTTGCCGTCTTAA